In Streptomyces sp. TLI_146, the genomic stretch AGCAGCGACCGGGGGAGAAGGGCGGCGCGGGCGTGGTGTGGTGGACGGTCGACACGATACGGACGAACGGCCTCCGGGTGGTCATCAGCGCGTTCAACACGGGCAACCAGAACGCGCCCGCCACCCGGGCCACTCCGGCGCTGACCATGTCGCAGCTGAAGGAGATCGCGTTGGATGCGAAGTGGGACAAGTTGAGCTGAGCGCTCGACTCGGAGGCGCGGGGATTCCGGTGCGGGCCGGTGGGGGGTGCTCGCGGGTGGGGCGCTCGCGGGTGGGGTGCTTGCGCCCACGTGGCGGAACCGCACATGTCACAGCCCCGCCCCCCTGTGGGGCGCCCCGGCGGGACACCTCACTTCACCTCCGAGTACCGCTGCACCACCGCCGTCGTGAACGGGAACCTCACCGGGGTCTGGCCGAAGGCGATGCGGCCGGCGAGTTCGCCCGCGGCGCGGATCGCCTGTACGACCTGGGGGGCCTCCGCCTCGGGGCAGTGGACGATGACCTCGTCGTGCTGGAAGAAGACCAGCTCGGCCCGCATTCCGGCGGTGGCGAGCTCCTGGCGCAGCGCGGCGAGCAGCAGCAGGGCCCAGTCGGCGGCGCTGCCCTGGACGACGAAGTTGCGGGTGAAGCGGCCCCGGGCGCGCGCGTTGGTGGACGCGTAGCCGGGGGTGAACTCGCCGTCTGGGGAGGTGAGTTCGGCGCCGCCCTCCTGGGGGAGGCCCGCCTCGCCGTCGTCGCCCGCCCCGGCCGCGGGCGGGCTGGTGCGGCCGAGCCAGGTGCGTACGAGATGGCCCTCCTCGCCCGCCTTCGCGGCGTCGTCGACGTACGCCACGGCCCGGGGGAAGCGGCGGCGCAGGGCGGCGAGGTTCTTGAGGCCGTCGCCGGACGTCTGGCCGTAGATCGCGCCGAGCAGGGCGATCTTGGCGTGGTCGCGGTCGCCGGAGAAGGCGCGGTCGGACAGGGCGGTATAGAGGTCGCCGTCGTGCCCGGCCACCTCCATCAGCCCCGGGTCGCGGGAGATCGCGGCGAGGACGCGCGGCTCCATCTGGTCGGCGTCGGCCACCACCAGGCGCCAGCCCTCGTCGGCCACCACCGCCTGCCGGATGACCTTGGGGATCTGGAGCGCGCCCCCGCCGTTGGTGGTCCAGCGGCCGCTGACCGTGCCCCCCGGGGTGTACTCGGGACGGAAGCGGCCGTCGCGCACCCAGTCGTGCAGCCAGCTCCAGCCGTGCGCGGTCCAGATCCGGTACAGCTTCTTGTAGGCGACCAGCGGTGCCACGGCCGGGTGGTCGATCTCCTCCAGGGCCCAGCGGCGGGTGGAGGTGATCCGGATGCCCGCCTCGGCGAACGCCTTGATGACGTCGGCGGGCAGATCGGGCCGGACCCGGCGGCCGAACGCGGCCGACACCTCGTCCGCGAGCTCGGCGAGGCGGCGGGGCTCGCCGCCGCCCGCGTACCGCTCGCCGAGCAGGTCGTTCAGCAGGGCGCGGTGGACGTCCGCGCGCCAGGGCAGGCCCGCCCGGTTCATCTCGGCGGCCACCAGCATCCCGGCGGACTCGGAGGCGGTGAGCAGCCGCATCCGGCCGGGGTGCTCGGCCTTCTCGTGCCGCCGCTGCTGCTCCGCGTACACCTCGACCAGGGCTTCGAGGGGCAGGGCGGTGCCGCTCGGCGGCTCGAAGAGGGGGGACTGGCGGCCGGGCTCGGCGGCGCGGGCGCGAGGGTCCGCCGGTACGGGCAGGTGGTGCAGCCGGGCCCAGGCGGCCGCCGCCGAACGCGGCTCGCCGAGGCGGCCCTCGTGGCCGAGGAGGAGCAGCTCGGCGGCCTCGATGTCGTAGCACCGCTCGACGCGGACGCCGGCGGCGAGCAGGCGCGGGTAGATGTCCGCGGTGGAGCGCCACACCCAGCGCCCCACACCGGGCCGGGCCCGGACGGCCCCGGCCAGATCGGGCTCGTGCGCCACGGGCCCTTCGGGCAGCCCGTCCCGCCCGAGGGCGACGAGCCGCGCGCCGCCGTCCTCGGTGGGGTCCACCGCCCACTTCTCGTCCACGAGTGCGAGTGTGGCACCGGCCACTGACAACGGCGTTCCGAGGCGCGGGGAAGGGACCAGGGGAAGGGGAAGGGGCTACCGGCCGGATGCCGCGGCCACCGCCTCCGCGTACACCTCCAGCGCGTCGAGCGGTGCGCAGCCGAGGAGCTCCCGCAGCTCGCCCGCGTCCGGGGTGGCGAGGAAGCCGCCGGCGATCGCCGAGTACGTGCCGACCAGCATCGGGACCTGGAAGTCCAGCGCCCCGGACGCGGAGATCCGTTCGCGCGCGTCGGCCAGCGTCTCCGGCGCGTACGTCGTTCCGGTCGCGGCGGCCAGTTCGGCGCCGCCGAGGGCGCGGGGGCCGGCGAGTTCATAGACCCGGCCCGCGTGCGGGGCGGGGTCGAGGGCGACGCGGGCCGCGATCTCGGCCAGGTCGGCGCGTGCCACCGCCGCGAGGCGGCCGTCGGCCAGCGGCGCGGTGAGGCGCCCGTCGGCGTCCGGGGCGGCGAGGAAGGCGAGGAGCTCGGCGTAGAGGCCGTTGCGCAGGACCGTCCATTTCAAAGAAGTGGACGCGCTCAGACGGCGCTCGGTCCAGCGGTGGGCGAGGGCGTACGGCAGGTGGTCGCCCGCGCCGGTGAGGCTGGTGTAGACGACGTGGCGCACCCCGGCGCGCTCGGCCACCGAGATCGCGGCGTCGTGGCGGGCGATGACGGTGTCGTCCTCGCCGTAGCCGGCGGAGATCAGCAGCAGGGTGTCGACCCCGGCGAACGCCCCGGGCAGGGACTCGGGCTCGTCGAAGTCGACGCGCCGGGCGCCGGGCAGCGGTGCGCGCGTGCCGAGCACGACGTCGTCGCGGCCCGCGAGGCGCTCGGCTACGAGTCGGCCCAGACCGCCGGAGACACCGGTGACGAGCAGCATGGAGGACTCCCAGGAGAGGCGGGTGAGGAACGCGCACAGGGATCTGTTCGCGGTGGTGTTCGACAACTGCGACCATCGTCTGCGGTTCGGCACGCGCGCGTAAGGAGGCACTTCGATGTCAGTGGGGCACACGGAGGTAACCACCCCCGGGGACCGGCGGGTGATCGCCGACCCCGTGATCAGCTGCGAGACCCCGCAGGACGAGTGCGGGGTGCGCGATGTGCTCGACCGGCTCGGCGACAAGTGGTCGGTGTACGTGGTGGTCGAACTCGCCGCGGGCGTCAAGCGGTTCCGCCAGCTCCAGCGGGCCGTGCCCGGCATCTCGCAGCGGATGCTGACGCTGACCCTGCGGCGTCTGGAGCGCGACGGTCTGGTGGACCGGACGGTGTATCCGACGGTCCCCGCGCAGGTCGAGTACGAGCTGACCGCGATGGGCCACAGCCTCACCCACCTGGTCAAGGCGCTCGCCGACTGGTCGATCGGCCACCGGGACGCGATCGCCCGGGCCCGCCGGGACTGGGACGCGGCGCAGTGACGACGGTCGAGCGGGCGCTGGCCGCGGCGCTGTACGCCGAGTCCGATACGGACCTGGACACGGGTGCATCGCTGCTGGCCGCCGACCCGTCCGCCGACGCCGAGCTCGCCCTGCGCGGGCAGGAGCTGGTCGGGCGGGCGTGGGAGCGGGGCTGGCAGCCGGCCGATGTCGTACGGATGGTCAGGCGCGAGCTGGCGGAGCCGCACGTACGGCTGGCCGTGGAGCTCGTGCTCGTACAGCTGAAGCGGTACGAGCGACTGCCGGCGCGGTGGGCGGAGCAGGCCGACGCGCTCGCGGACGCCGTCCGGGGCGCGGGCGAGCGGTCGGAGGACCGCTTCACGCGCGCGACGACGGTCCTTGAGCTGTACCGGCTGCTGCTGCGGCTGCCCGCGATCGAGCCGGTGGGGCCGGTGCCGGGTACGCCCGTGCATCTGCCGCCGGTGCACGGCGAGCCCAAGACGCTGACGCGGATCCGGGCGCTGCTGGCCAAGGCGGAGGCGACGGAGTTCCCGCAGGAGGCGGAGGCGCTGAGCGCCAAGGCGCAGGAGCTGATGGCGCTGCACAGCATCGACGAGGCGGTGCTCGCGGCGGGCGGTCAGCGGGGGGACGCGCCGGGGGCGTGCCGGATCGGGGTGGACGCGCCGTACGAGACGGCCAAGGCGATCCTGCTCGACGCGGTCGCCTCGGCCAACCACTGCCGGGCGGTGTGGAACGGCGAGTTCGGCTTCTCGACGGTGGTGGGCTTCGAGGCCGACCTGGAGGCGGTCGAGCTGCTCTACACGTCGCTGCTGGTGCAGGGGACCGCGGCGATGACGCGGGCGGAGGCCTTGCAGCGGGCGGGCGGCCGTAAGCGGACGAAGACGTTCCGGCAGTCTTTCCTGCTGGCGTACGCGAACCGGCTCGGCGACCTCCTGTCGGCGACGGCCCGCGAGGTGGAGTCCACGGCGTCCCCCGACCTGCTGCCGGTGCTGGCCACGCGCGCGGTGGCGGTCGCGGGGCGGGCGGAGGAGATGTTTCCGCGGACGGTACGGACGCGGGTGCGGGGGGCGACGGATGCGGCGGGCTGGGAGTCCGGCACGACGGCGGCCAACCGCGCCCACCACGGCCCGGCCCGCCGACGCTTGCCGGGCTGACCCCGTCTGCCGGGGCGGCGCTCCCTGCCCCCGCACCCCGCTTTCGGGGCTGCGCCCCCATGTCCCTGTTCGTCTGCGGACCGTAGATGGCTGGTCGCGCAGTTCCCCGCGCCCCTAGGGGATGCGGGCGAGTGTGATGGCGAAGCCGAGCCCTTTAGGGGCGCGGGGAACTGCGCGACCAGCCCAAGACGGCCCGCGGACAAACACGGGGCCCGGGGCGCAGCCCCCGGAGAAATCCACCTTTACCCACCCCCACCCCCGGAGGGTTTAGGGAAGGGGCGGGGTGGGGGATCGATACGCTCGCCCCATGAGCTGGCTCCGCTCCCTCAAAGCCACCGCCCGATCGGGGCTGAGCGTAGAGCGGCGGCGGCTGGAGCCCACCGTCGCGCTGCGCGGAGCCACCGGACTCGCCCTGGTCGTCGGCGTCAGCCTCGTCACCCTCGGCCCCACCGCCGCCGTGAGCTCCGCGTTCGGCGCGTTCCAGGCCGCCATCGCCACCTTCCAGCGCAGCTGGCGCCCCCGCCCGGTCCTGGCGCTCGCGTCCGGCGCCAGCCTCGCCCTCTCCACCTTCCTGGGCTACCTCGTCGGCGCCCACTCCCCGTTCTTCCTGGCCCTGCTCGCCGTCTGGACGTTCGCCGCCGGTCTCGCCTGGGCCGTCGGCCCCACCGCCGGGATCATCGCCTCCTCCAACGTGGCGATCATGCTGGTCACCGTCACCCTGCCCACCTCGATCGCGACCGCCGCCGGGCACGCCGCGATGATCGCCGCGGGCGGCGTCGTCCAGGCGGCCCTCGTCGTGCTCGTCCCGATCCGCCGCTGGGGCGCCCAGCGCGACGCGCTCGCCGACGCGCTGGCCGCCGAGGCCGACTACGCCCGCCGCCTCCGGCAGGACCCGCGCGCCGCCTTCGACCCGGAGCCTCTGATGACGGCCCGGCTGGCCGCCACCGTCACCCCCCGGGAGGCCCGCCGCCGCCCGGCGGAGCTGCACGGATCCCGGGGCGTGGCCGAGCGGATCCGGCCGGTCCTCGCCTCGCTCGCGGACCCCGCGCTCGGCGTGCCGGAGCAGGGCCCCGAGCGCGACCGGGTGCGCGAACTGCTCGGCGCCGCCGCCTCCGTGCTCGACGCGGCCGCCCGCGCGATCCGGCACGGCGAGGCCGTACGCATCCCGGCGCCCGCCGAGGCCGCGCTCAGGACGCCCGACACCGGCGCGATCCTCAGCGGCCCCGCCTTCCGCGCCGCCACCCGCCTGATCGCGCTGCTCGGCGACGTCGTGGAGACGGCCGAGGGCACCGGAGGCGACGACTCCGAGCCGCTGCTGCGGCCCACCCTGCCCCGGCTCGTCCCGCTCGCCCTGCGCACCATGCGCGCCGAGCTGGGCCGCCGCGACTCCCCGGTCTTCCGGCACGCCGCCCGGGTCTGCGCGGTCGCCGCCGCCGGATACCTCCTGGGCAAGGCCCTCCCGCTCGGCCACGGCTACTGGGCGCCGATGGCCTCCGTCATGGTGATGCGCCCGGACTTCTCGCAGACGTACTCCCGCGCGGTCGCCCGCTTCGGCGGCACCCTCGTCGGCGTCGCCCTCGCCACCGGTCTCGTCCAGCTCACCCACCCGGGCCCCGGCCTCTCGGCCGCGCTGGCGGTGCTCTGCGCGTTCCTGATGTACCTGCTGATGCGTACGGGATACGCGGCGGCCAGCGCGTGCACCTCCGCGTATGTGGTCTTCCTGCTCGGCACCGGCGGCCTCCAGTGGACCCAGACCGTCCCCGACCGGGTGCTGCTCACCTTGCTCGGCGGGGTGCTGGCGATGGCCGCGTACGCGCTCTACCCGGCCTGGGAGACGCCCCGGCTGCGCACCCGGCTCGCGGACTGGCTGGCCGCCTGCGGGCGGTACGCGGCGGCGGTCGTCGAGCGGTACGCCGACCCCGCGGCGCCCGCCGACGAGGTGCGCCGGGCGCTGCTCGCCACCCGCGCGGCCCGGGTCGCCTGGCAGGAGGCCCTGGAACGGGCCACCCACGAACCGGTGCGCCACCGGGGGCTGTCCCGGGCCGCCGCCGAGGGCGCCGGGCACGCGGTGGGGCAGCTCGGCCGGATCGCGATGCTGATGGAGGCGCACGTCCCCGAGCGCGGCGCGCCCCCGGTCCCGGCCGCCGCCGCGTTCGCCGGGGCGCTGCGCGGGGCCACCGAGCGCGGTGCGAAGGCGGTGCGGGAGCGGCGGGTGCCGCGGTGGGACGAGGCGGAGCAGGCGCTGGCCGCGTGGGATGTCGGCGAGGGGGCGCCTGACCGGGTCGTGCGCAAGGGCGCGGGGCTGCTGCTGCACTCCCTGGAGGAGCTCTCGGACGCGCTCGCCTCGCCCGCCCCGCCGATGGCCCTCAAGGACGCCGGGACGCCGAGGTCCTGAAGGGGAGCGTCAGGGAGTCGGCAGGCCCGCCGTCGGGATGGCCGTCGGCAGCTTCCCGTCCAGCTCCGACTTGGTGTAGGTGTCGGTCTTGCCGCCCTCCCACTTCACCGTGAGGGTCTTGCGGTCCGCGCTCAGCGAGGGCATGCCCGCCGCCCGGTCGGTGTTGCCGTCGGCGCACTTCAGCTCGATCATCGCCATGCCGTTGTCGCTGACCGTGCCGCTGCACGTGTGTTCGCCGCCGAGCGCCACGGTCGTACCGCTGATCACCAGGGCGGTGGGCCTGCCCTCGAGGACGGCCGCCCAGGCGCCGGCGATGTCCTTGGCGGCCACCTTGCCGCCGCCGGTGCTCCCGTTGCCGCTGCCGCCGCTCGGGCTCGCGCTCTGCCCGCTGCCGCCGGTGTCCTTCTCCTTGGGCTTGTCGCCGCCGTCCGAGCTGGAGCACCCGGCCACGGTGAGACAAGCGGCGAGCGCCACGGCGCCCGCCCCGGTACGTACATGCCTGCGCACTGCGAAATCCCCTTGGTAGGACGGTTTCCGGACGCGTCAAGCTACCAGCGCGTGAACCAGGGGGGCGTGAGACGCGTCTATACCCAGTGGACGAGTAGTCCAACCCGGTGGAATGCCTGTAACGGCCCGAGTACCGCGCGTGCACGTGCATATGCTCATGCAGGCGCACATGAACACGGCTATGATCCGGGGCAGTTGACCTTTCACAGATGCACGCCTGCACATCCCCCGGGAGCGACCTTGCACCACGCGTACAACGGCATGGCGGCAACGGAGCTTCAGGGTGTCGTCTGGCAGAAGAGCAGGCACAGCAACTCCCAAGGGACCTGCGTGGAGTTCGCCCGGCTGCCGGGAGGAAGGGTTGCCGTCCGCAACTCGACGTTCCCGGACGGACCCGCGCTGGTCTACACACGGGCGGAGATCGAGGCGATGCTGCTCGGCGTCAAGGACGGCGAGTTCGACCACCTGATCACCGACTGAGTCCGCGGCATCCCCGGGATCCCCGCTATCCCCAGGGCTCATCGACCCCGCATACGCGAACGGGCCCCCAACCGGGGGCCCTCATGTCGTACAGGTGAGAACAGGTGGGAAGTGCGGCTCGTGCGGCCGGTCAGTCGACCGGCTGGAGGCGGAACAAGGCCCAGACCACCTTGCCGCTCAGCGTGCCCGTGAGCGGGTGCCAGCCCCAGGAGTCGCTGAACGAGTCCACCAGGAACAGTCCGCGCCCCGACTCCGCGTCGCAGTCGTCCGACCCGGGCGAGGAGGGGCTGTCCACGCTGGGGTCGCGTACCGCGCACACCAGCCGGCTGGTCCACCGCATCAGATGC encodes the following:
- a CDS encoding DUF397 domain-containing protein; translated protein: MHHAYNGMAATELQGVVWQKSRHSNSQGTCVEFARLPGGRVAVRNSTFPDGPALVYTRAEIEAMLLGVKDGEFDHLITD
- a CDS encoding helix-turn-helix domain-containing protein, whose protein sequence is MSVGHTEVTTPGDRRVIADPVISCETPQDECGVRDVLDRLGDKWSVYVVVELAAGVKRFRQLQRAVPGISQRMLTLTLRRLERDGLVDRTVYPTVPAQVEYELTAMGHSLTHLVKALADWSIGHRDAIARARRDWDAAQ
- a CDS encoding DUF2786 domain-containing protein, translated to MTTVERALAAALYAESDTDLDTGASLLAADPSADAELALRGQELVGRAWERGWQPADVVRMVRRELAEPHVRLAVELVLVQLKRYERLPARWAEQADALADAVRGAGERSEDRFTRATTVLELYRLLLRLPAIEPVGPVPGTPVHLPPVHGEPKTLTRIRALLAKAEATEFPQEAEALSAKAQELMALHSIDEAVLAAGGQRGDAPGACRIGVDAPYETAKAILLDAVASANHCRAVWNGEFGFSTVVGFEADLEAVELLYTSLLVQGTAAMTRAEALQRAGGRKRTKTFRQSFLLAYANRLGDLLSATAREVESTASPDLLPVLATRAVAVAGRAEEMFPRTVRTRVRGATDAAGWESGTTAANRAHHGPARRRLPG
- a CDS encoding NAD(P)H-binding protein, giving the protein MSNTTANRSLCAFLTRLSWESSMLLVTGVSGGLGRLVAERLAGRDDVVLGTRAPLPGARRVDFDEPESLPGAFAGVDTLLLISAGYGEDDTVIARHDAAISVAERAGVRHVVYTSLTGAGDHLPYALAHRWTERRLSASTSLKWTVLRNGLYAELLAFLAAPDADGRLTAPLADGRLAAVARADLAEIAARVALDPAPHAGRVYELAGPRALGGAELAAATGTTYAPETLADARERISASGALDFQVPMLVGTYSAIAGGFLATPDAGELRELLGCAPLDALEVYAEAVAAASGR
- a CDS encoding FUSC family protein, translating into MSWLRSLKATARSGLSVERRRLEPTVALRGATGLALVVGVSLVTLGPTAAVSSAFGAFQAAIATFQRSWRPRPVLALASGASLALSTFLGYLVGAHSPFFLALLAVWTFAAGLAWAVGPTAGIIASSNVAIMLVTVTLPTSIATAAGHAAMIAAGGVVQAALVVLVPIRRWGAQRDALADALAAEADYARRLRQDPRAAFDPEPLMTARLAATVTPREARRRPAELHGSRGVAERIRPVLASLADPALGVPEQGPERDRVRELLGAAASVLDAAARAIRHGEAVRIPAPAEAALRTPDTGAILSGPAFRAATRLIALLGDVVETAEGTGGDDSEPLLRPTLPRLVPLALRTMRAELGRRDSPVFRHAARVCAVAAAGYLLGKALPLGHGYWAPMASVMVMRPDFSQTYSRAVARFGGTLVGVALATGLVQLTHPGPGLSAALAVLCAFLMYLLMRTGYAAASACTSAYVVFLLGTGGLQWTQTVPDRVLLTLLGGVLAMAAYALYPAWETPRLRTRLADWLAACGRYAAAVVERYADPAAPADEVRRALLATRAARVAWQEALERATHEPVRHRGLSRAAAEGAGHAVGQLGRIAMLMEAHVPERGAPPVPAAAAFAGALRGATERGAKAVRERRVPRWDEAEQALAAWDVGEGAPDRVVRKGAGLLLHSLEELSDALASPAPPMALKDAGTPRS
- a CDS encoding bifunctional 3'-5' exonuclease/DNA polymerase; this translates as MDEKWAVDPTEDGGARLVALGRDGLPEGPVAHEPDLAGAVRARPGVGRWVWRSTADIYPRLLAAGVRVERCYDIEAAELLLLGHEGRLGEPRSAAAAWARLHHLPVPADPRARAAEPGRQSPLFEPPSGTALPLEALVEVYAEQQRRHEKAEHPGRMRLLTASESAGMLVAAEMNRAGLPWRADVHRALLNDLLGERYAGGGEPRRLAELADEVSAAFGRRVRPDLPADVIKAFAEAGIRITSTRRWALEEIDHPAVAPLVAYKKLYRIWTAHGWSWLHDWVRDGRFRPEYTPGGTVSGRWTTNGGGALQIPKVIRQAVVADEGWRLVVADADQMEPRVLAAISRDPGLMEVAGHDGDLYTALSDRAFSGDRDHAKIALLGAIYGQTSGDGLKNLAALRRRFPRAVAYVDDAAKAGEEGHLVRTWLGRTSPPAAGAGDDGEAGLPQEGGAELTSPDGEFTPGYASTNARARGRFTRNFVVQGSAADWALLLLAALRQELATAGMRAELVFFQHDEVIVHCPEAEAPQVVQAIRAAGELAGRIAFGQTPVRFPFTTAVVQRYSEVK